The proteins below come from a single Tissierella sp. MB52-C2 genomic window:
- a CDS encoding response regulator transcription factor translates to MVTHNILVVDDNVEILEVLEIYLKEAGYNVYKAKDGLQAIEVLRLYKIHLILMDIMMPKLDGIKTTLHIRENNNIPIILLSAKSQEYDKIEGLEVGADDYITKPFSPPELLARVKAQLRRYTKLNTGTLNQSQIDIRGLTINQKNKTVEVNDESIKLTPTEYKILLLLAKNKGTVLSLQTIYESVWRQPFLDSESTVMFHISKLREKIEIDPKKPMYLKVVWGHGYMIE, encoded by the coding sequence ATGGTAACGCATAATATATTAGTTGTAGATGATAATGTGGAGATATTGGAAGTCCTTGAGATATACTTAAAAGAAGCTGGATATAATGTTTACAAAGCAAAGGATGGTCTCCAAGCCATTGAAGTCCTAAGACTTTACAAGATACATCTCATTCTTATGGATATTATGATGCCAAAGTTAGATGGCATCAAAACTACATTACATATTAGGGAGAATAACAATATTCCAATTATTCTTTTATCTGCTAAGAGTCAAGAATATGATAAGATAGAGGGACTAGAAGTTGGGGCTGATGATTATATAACTAAGCCTTTCAGTCCTCCTGAATTGTTAGCAAGAGTAAAGGCACAGTTGCGAAGATATACAAAATTAAATACTGGAACGTTAAACCAAAGTCAGATTGATATAAGAGGATTGACAATAAATCAAAAGAATAAGACGGTGGAGGTTAATGATGAATCAATTAAACTCACGCCTACAGAATATAAAATTTTATTACTATTAGCAAAAAACAAGGGAACAGTATTATCATTGCAAACCATATATGAATCAGTATGGAGACAACCATTTTTAGATTCAGAGAGTACCGTCATGTTTCATATTAGTAAACTAAGAGAAAAGATAGAGATAGATCCTAAAAAACCTATGTATTTGAAAGTTGTGTGGGGTCATGGATATATGATTGAATGA
- a CDS encoding sn-glycerol-3-phosphate ABC transporter ATP-binding protein UgpC: MKLQLKNISKTYENGFTAVKDFNLNVEDKEFIVFVGPSGCGKTTTLRMIAGLEEITSGELKIDGEIMNNVLSKNRNIAMIFQNYALYPHMSVYDNIAFGMKIRKLPKSEIDHKVKEAANILNIYDLLDRKPKTLSGGQRQRVAMGRAIVREPKIFLMDEPLSNLDAKLRIQMRAEIAKLYHRLQATIIYVTHDQTEAMTLGTRIVVMKEGVIQQVDTPKGLYSHPKNIFVAGFIDTQINFIDAIVKKINDKIYLHFNGIDIISPESIENVMEHYVDKTVIVGLHPEAIQICQNSTKYAKVDVVEHLGSEDNLYLDLSGMSINAKVSSELNIKVGDNVKISIDTKQMHVFDKTTELAIC; encoded by the coding sequence TTGAAATTACAATTAAAAAACATTAGCAAGACATATGAGAATGGGTTTACCGCTGTAAAAGATTTTAATTTAAATGTTGAAGATAAAGAATTTATAGTCTTTGTAGGACCTTCAGGATGTGGGAAAACTACTACACTTAGAATGATTGCGGGTCTGGAAGAAATAACAAGTGGAGAACTAAAAATTGATGGAGAAATTATGAATAATGTATTATCTAAGAATCGAAATATTGCTATGATTTTTCAAAATTATGCTTTATATCCACATATGAGTGTATATGACAATATAGCCTTTGGTATGAAAATACGTAAATTACCAAAATCAGAAATTGACCATAAAGTAAAAGAAGCGGCAAATATTCTTAATATTTATGATTTGCTAGATCGGAAACCCAAAACATTGTCTGGTGGCCAACGTCAGCGTGTTGCCATGGGTCGAGCTATTGTTAGGGAGCCAAAGATCTTTCTCATGGACGAGCCTTTATCAAACTTAGATGCAAAATTAAGAATTCAAATGCGGGCAGAAATTGCTAAACTATATCATCGTTTACAAGCAACCATTATTTATGTAACTCATGACCAGACAGAAGCAATGACCCTTGGAACTCGAATAGTGGTAATGAAAGAAGGGGTAATCCAGCAAGTCGATACTCCCAAAGGATTGTATAGTCACCCTAAAAATATATTTGTGGCAGGATTTATTGATACACAAATAAATTTTATTGATGCAATAGTAAAAAAGATTAATGATAAAATTTATCTTCACTTCAATGGTATTGACATAATATCTCCAGAATCAATTGAAAATGTAATGGAGCACTATGTAGATAAAACAGTTATAGTAGGCTTACACCCTGAAGCTATACAGATATGTCAAAATAGTACAAAATATGCAAAAGTAGATGTAGTGGAACATCTAGGTTCTGAGGATAATTTATATTTAGACTTATCTGGAATGAGTATTAATGCAAAGGTTAGCTCAGAATTAAATATAAAAGTTGGTGATAATGTAAAAATCTCCATTGATACAAAGCAAATGCATGTTTTTGATAAGACAACAGAATTGGCTATATGTTAA
- a CDS encoding ABC transporter substrate-binding protein, with the protein MKKRLLAIIVLLIILVGCTGKMQNGNGDIMSISDQNDVKEYIPPKMEGEISISTMNEDEYLTIAAQKFMSKYPNVKVIINSYMGTEDEDDTGVSKVDSMAVENYRNHLNTKIMTGKVEDIIFTGLLPVQKYINIGAFEDLSKFINLTPEINSDNYFMNVLEAPKDENGKIHTLPIRCALSIVSFNKQLVTDSNKKMDDGMTKISFEKAAEFAQQLVDNTNRKNTFLSLEEGAHFFNRAFNDYRNEFIDMGNKKANITDQYVTLLNHVKDLEEKGYFDTENSIDFYNMEYYFAFGIDFDMQAAFYSLLPDTYVYAMPLSDANGNVYLNPNSDIGISSTSKNKELAWEFVKFLLSDEVQSLPSFYGLGVNKKGLDASVERILKMYNDGNNEKVSKEAYKSLLEKWIMEINAYDTSDPIITDFVWEESKKFFDGKQSAEEAARILQAKIDKYFNE; encoded by the coding sequence ATGAAGAAACGTTTACTTGCTATTATAGTTCTTTTAATTATCTTAGTAGGATGTACTGGAAAAATGCAGAATGGTAATGGAGATATTATGAGTATATCAGACCAAAACGACGTAAAAGAATACATACCACCTAAAATGGAGGGAGAAATTTCTATTTCAACTATGAATGAAGATGAATATTTAACGATTGCAGCCCAAAAGTTTATGAGCAAATACCCTAATGTAAAAGTCATAATCAATTCATATATGGGCACAGAAGATGAGGATGATACAGGAGTTTCAAAAGTAGATTCTATGGCTGTAGAGAATTATAGAAATCATCTAAATACAAAAATAATGACAGGAAAAGTAGAGGATATTATTTTTACAGGGCTGCTTCCAGTTCAGAAGTATATCAATATAGGTGCATTTGAGGACTTGAGTAAGTTTATAAATCTTACACCTGAGATTAATTCTGATAATTATTTTATGAACGTTCTTGAAGCTCCAAAAGATGAAAATGGAAAGATACATACGCTGCCAATCAGGTGCGCTTTATCTATTGTTAGCTTTAATAAGCAATTAGTAACTGATAGTAACAAGAAAATGGATGATGGTATGACAAAAATCAGCTTTGAAAAAGCAGCAGAATTTGCACAACAACTTGTAGATAATACAAACAGAAAGAATACTTTTTTAAGCCTAGAAGAAGGAGCACATTTTTTTAACCGTGCATTTAACGACTATCGTAACGAATTTATTGATATGGGTAATAAGAAGGCAAATATTACAGATCAATATGTTACTTTATTGAATCATGTAAAAGATTTAGAGGAGAAAGGTTATTTTGATACAGAAAACAGTATAGATTTTTATAATATGGAATACTATTTTGCTTTTGGCATTGATTTTGATATGCAAGCTGCTTTTTACAGCTTACTGCCAGATACCTATGTTTATGCAATGCCATTGTCCGATGCCAATGGAAATGTTTATCTGAATCCAAATAGTGACATAGGTATTAGCAGTACCTCCAAAAATAAAGAATTAGCATGGGAATTTGTTAAATTTTTATTATCAGATGAAGTCCAAAGCTTACCATCATTCTATGGTTTGGGCGTAAATAAAAAAGGTCTTGATGCTTCAGTTGAAAGGATATTAAAGATGTATAACGATGGAAATAATGAAAAAGTTAGTAAAGAAGCATATAAAAGTCTTTTAGAAAAATGGATAATGGAAATCAATGCTTACGATACAAGTGATCCTATTATCACTGATTTTGTCTGGGAAGAGAGCAAGAAGTTTTTCGATGGAAAACAATCGGCAGAAGAAGCAGCAAGGATATTGCAAGCAAAGATAGATAAATATTTTAACGAATAA
- a CDS encoding sugar ABC transporter permease — protein sequence MKRNNIIPSMMLSISLLGFLFFYLFPFIISLIYGLTDNPINMKFVGLKNFSDLLQNKYFMLGLKNTAIFMAISIPLNILLSLVIALVINKSTKYRNHFSLVFLIPLVIPSATIAFFWENLFSLNGIVNKYLSVFGIEKIDWFQSKYGMLVMIFIFLWKNIGYNMALFISGLNNIPEEYYECADIEGANWFHKFTKITLLYLMPTIFLVLIMTFVNSFKVFKEIYIITGEYPHESLYVLQHYMNNMFLSLNYSKLVSAVYILTIVIVFFVAVVFKTEDRFAKDLRS from the coding sequence ATGAAGAGGAACAATATAATACCAAGCATGATGTTGTCAATTAGTTTATTGGGATTTTTGTTTTTTTATCTCTTCCCCTTTATCATTTCATTAATCTATGGATTGACTGATAATCCTATAAATATGAAGTTTGTTGGCTTAAAAAATTTCAGCGATTTACTTCAAAATAAATATTTTATGCTAGGACTTAAGAACACTGCTATTTTTATGGCGATTAGCATACCGCTTAACATTTTACTATCTTTAGTCATAGCATTAGTCATAAACAAATCTACAAAATATAGAAATCATTTCAGTCTTGTATTTTTAATACCTTTGGTCATACCATCAGCGACAATCGCTTTTTTTTGGGAAAATCTTTTTAGTCTGAATGGTATTGTCAACAAATATTTAAGTGTCTTTGGTATAGAAAAAATAGACTGGTTTCAGAGTAAATACGGTATGCTTGTTATGATATTTATATTTCTATGGAAAAACATAGGTTATAATATGGCCCTTTTTATCAGCGGATTAAATAATATTCCAGAAGAGTATTATGAATGTGCTGATATTGAAGGCGCCAATTGGTTTCATAAATTTACAAAAATAACTTTGTTATATTTGATGCCTACCATATTTTTGGTATTGATTATGACCTTTGTTAATTCCTTTAAGGTATTTAAGGAAATATACATTATTACAGGGGAATATCCCCATGAAAGCTTGTATGTTTTACAGCACTATATGAATAATATGTTTCTATCATTAAATTATTCAAAGCTTGTTAGTGCTGTGTATATTTTGACTATTGTCATTGTGTTCTTTGTGGCTGTGGTATTTAAGACAGAGGATAGATTTGCTAAGGACTTAAGAAGCTAA
- a CDS encoding HlyD family efflux transporter periplasmic adaptor subunit: MNSKKFIKGINLFLGITLFLTFFSKTIYNFNLPTVTVVSLVGGKLLNTVEGTSQITYRDSYDIYAKKEGIVKDILIKPGDKVIKGQALIEFDLNEDYIEELTLDIRKKEQDIKLLNMKLNNLKSEDLTAEKGKIEKLNTEILDIKSEIERIEDGTYESLKKSEYEFNIDIAEKKLSDKKEQFNSGMTNKSELNEAENNLEIANMQYEQYIQSEKEAKNALLNDKQEQVNNLYEKTFSFEKENEYAIKDLRFQISDIESELSILDKKLEQETDDMTIEELTLNIRKKEQDIELLNMKLNNFESEDLMAEKREIRRLNDEISDIKSEIRRIEDGRYDSLKKSEYEFNIDIAEKKLRDKKEQFNSGMTDKSELNEAENSLEIANMQYKQYMQSEKEAKSSLLNDKQEQVNSLYEKTFSFEKENEYVMMDFRFQLNNSQAELSILNKKLEKEKNGKIIAEADGIIIGIECETGKLINKNDVLVQVKDMSSEFKTELVIDEEKLNLFHMESPVEIKVRGISETLTGEILSINPNGSEDDTRHKITIAIKDTSFQLAGRNADIKIKAESQLYNSIIPNDAVRKDTKGYYVLVLREENNVLGRNYIAHKTYVELIDTDNSLSAIRELSLFEPIIVTSTSPIDSGSRVKYEGIGDKE; the protein is encoded by the coding sequence ATGAACAGCAAAAAATTCATAAAAGGAATAAATCTATTTTTGGGAATTACACTTTTTCTAACTTTTTTTTCTAAAACCATATATAATTTTAACCTTCCTACTGTAACAGTTGTGTCTCTTGTAGGTGGGAAATTACTTAATACAGTTGAAGGGACTTCACAGATTACTTATAGAGATAGCTATGATATCTATGCAAAAAAAGAAGGTATAGTAAAAGATATTCTTATTAAGCCTGGTGATAAAGTGATAAAAGGACAAGCACTTATAGAATTTGATCTAAATGAGGATTATATTGAGGAATTGACATTAGATATACGAAAAAAAGAACAGGATATTAAGCTTTTGAATATGAAATTAAATAATTTGAAATCGGAGGATTTGACTGCAGAAAAAGGGAAAATCGAAAAGTTGAATACTGAGATTTTAGATATAAAGTCTGAAATAGAAAGGATTGAAGATGGGACATATGAATCATTAAAAAAATCAGAATATGAGTTTAATATTGATATTGCGGAAAAAAAACTGAGTGATAAAAAAGAACAATTTAATTCAGGAATGACAAATAAATCTGAGCTTAATGAAGCAGAGAATAACCTTGAAATAGCTAATATGCAGTATGAACAATATATACAATCTGAGAAAGAAGCTAAAAACGCCCTATTGAACGATAAACAAGAGCAAGTAAATAACTTATATGAAAAAACATTTTCCTTTGAGAAGGAAAATGAGTATGCAATTAAAGATTTACGCTTTCAAATAAGTGATATTGAGTCTGAACTTTCGATATTGGATAAAAAGCTAGAGCAAGAGACAGATGATATGACTATTGAAGAATTGACATTGAATATACGAAAAAAAGAACAGGATATTGAACTTTTGAATATGAAATTAAATAATTTTGAATCTGAAGATTTAATGGCTGAAAAAAGGGAAATCAGAAGATTAAATGATGAAATTTCAGATATAAAGTCTGAAATAAGAAGGATTGAAGATGGTAGATATGACTCATTAAAAAAATCAGAATATGAGTTTAATATTGATATTGCGGAAAAAAAACTGCGTGATAAAAAAGAACAGTTTAATTCAGGAATGACAGATAAATCCGAGCTTAATGAAGCAGAGAATAGCCTTGAAATAGCTAATATGCAATATAAACAATATATGCAGTCTGAAAAGGAAGCTAAAAGTTCCCTATTGAACGATAAACAAGAGCAAGTAAATAGCTTATATGAAAAAACATTTTCCTTTGAGAAGGAAAACGAGTATGTAATGATGGATTTTCGTTTTCAATTAAACAATAGTCAAGCTGAGCTTTCAATACTTAATAAGAAGCTAGAAAAAGAAAAGAATGGTAAGATTATAGCAGAAGCTGATGGCATTATCATCGGTATAGAATGTGAAACAGGAAAGCTTATAAATAAAAATGATGTTTTGGTTCAGGTGAAGGATATGTCAAGTGAATTTAAAACAGAGTTAGTTATTGATGAGGAAAAGCTAAATTTATTTCACATGGAAAGCCCTGTAGAAATAAAAGTAAGAGGAATTTCAGAAACTTTAACAGGAGAAATTCTAAGTATAAATCCCAATGGGAGTGAAGATGATACAAGACATAAAATAACTATAGCCATAAAAGATACTTCCTTTCAGTTGGCAGGGAGAAATGCTGATATAAAGATTAAGGCCGAAAGTCAATTATACAATTCAATTATACCAAATGATGCAGTAAGGAAAGATACAAAAGGATATTATGTTTTGGTGTTGCGAGAAGAAAATAATGTACTGGGTAGAAATTACATCGCTCATAAGACCTATGTGGAATTGATAGATACCGATAATTCTCTATCAGCCATTAGAGAATTAAGCTTGTTTGAACCGATTATTGTAACTAGCACTTCTCCTATTGACTCTGGAAGTCGAGTAAAATATGAAGGTATTGGTGATAAAGAATGA
- a CDS encoding HAMP domain-containing sensor histidine kinase — MKNKNNRIYRIISFISILLISISMVSSIGIWKNRSFFFDGYIYSNYLNSSVREYCSEVYRFITGDMSDKEKESFQVENQGAYYYIIDDNTKEIFTNLPEYTNYIEFSSQPNIISFEYNDNQKLFLKNVEEFKLSIVESDYIVDIDPEHRNFSGFVFIDKNNEFASGILRYTIEIGFKQQKILYLEIKIAVISLLVGVTLYLISYKKMIRTLNEVMNVIPIDVRLGAPILALILLVFLFRTYLYTIGLFSQLLSRIILYVIFVILIFIMLTGSILLIIKVDEYKRDNMKFNQEWENRLTQNIPSWIIGLILQLIWYFFTLSFFAPGRSTIYDYISMIRTKWVIVVVHNLIILIFFILIRQIIINKRIYAREVISITQEIANGDLEQSIPIVGNDGYAKIAHNINEIKENYIHALEEQKKSERLKYELVTNISHDLKTPITSIINYIELVKKKGVSNEIEKYILNADMNAKRLNILIEDLFELSRIESGNIQLDISKVDIVLMIKQIGYEYTERMKEAKLELVVETTSKQILWSCDSLKMWRVFDNIIINAVKYSLPNTRIYVAITENIKERQLTVSIKNISSYRMEFETDELFLRFKRADSSRSSEGSGLGLAIAKSIIEFHHGSINIETEGDMFKVIIQLNDISL, encoded by the coding sequence ATGAAAAATAAAAATAATAGAATATATAGAATTATATCTTTTATCTCCATTTTACTCATAAGTATAAGTATGGTATCCTCTATTGGGATTTGGAAAAATAGGAGTTTCTTTTTTGATGGTTATATTTATAGTAATTATCTAAATTCTAGTGTTAGAGAGTATTGTTCTGAAGTATATAGATTTATAACGGGAGATATGTCTGATAAAGAGAAAGAATCATTTCAAGTAGAAAATCAAGGAGCATATTATTATATTATAGATGATAATACAAAAGAAATCTTTACTAATCTTCCAGAATATACTAATTATATTGAATTTTCTTCCCAGCCTAATATTATATCTTTTGAATATAATGACAATCAAAAGTTGTTCTTAAAAAATGTAGAAGAGTTTAAATTATCGATTGTTGAATCAGACTATATAGTAGACATTGATCCAGAGCATAGGAATTTTTCAGGATTCGTATTTATTGATAAAAATAATGAATTTGCTTCAGGTATTCTTCGATATACAATTGAAATAGGATTTAAACAGCAAAAAATACTATATTTAGAGATTAAAATTGCAGTAATTTCTCTTTTAGTTGGAGTTACATTATATCTTATATCATATAAAAAAATGATTAGAACTTTAAATGAAGTAATGAATGTAATACCAATAGATGTAAGATTAGGAGCTCCTATATTGGCTCTTATTCTTTTGGTTTTTCTATTTAGGACCTATTTATATACAATAGGACTTTTTTCACAATTATTGAGTCGTATTATTCTATATGTCATTTTTGTTATATTGATATTCATCATGTTAACTGGTTCCATATTGTTGATAATAAAAGTAGATGAGTATAAAAGGGATAATATGAAATTTAATCAGGAGTGGGAAAATAGGCTCACCCAAAATATACCTTCATGGATTATCGGATTGATTTTGCAGCTTATTTGGTACTTTTTTACATTATCCTTCTTTGCTCCAGGGAGGTCTACGATATACGATTACATCTCAATGATCAGAACTAAGTGGGTTATAGTTGTTGTACATAATTTGATTATTTTAATATTTTTCATCTTAATTCGTCAAATTATAATAAACAAAAGAATATACGCAAGAGAAGTTATAAGCATTACACAAGAAATAGCGAATGGTGATTTGGAGCAAAGTATCCCAATTGTTGGAAACGATGGCTATGCTAAAATTGCTCATAATATTAATGAAATAAAAGAAAATTATATTCATGCACTTGAAGAGCAGAAAAAAAGTGAAAGATTAAAGTATGAGTTGGTAACTAATATTTCACACGATTTAAAAACACCTATAACGTCTATTATAAACTATATCGAATTAGTTAAGAAAAAAGGAGTATCAAATGAAATAGAAAAATATATTCTTAATGCTGATATGAATGCAAAACGGCTTAATATTTTAATTGAAGATTTGTTCGAACTATCAAGAATAGAAAGCGGTAACATTCAGTTGGATATTTCAAAGGTTGATATTGTGTTGATGATTAAGCAAATAGGTTATGAATATACAGAGAGAATGAAGGAAGCGAAGCTTGAGTTGGTTGTAGAAACCACAAGCAAGCAAATATTATGGTCTTGTGATAGTCTTAAAATGTGGAGAGTATTTGATAATATTATAATCAATGCAGTCAAATATTCTTTACCAAATACAAGGATATATGTAGCAATTACAGAAAATATAAAAGAGAGACAGCTTACTGTCAGTATAAAAAATATATCTTCTTACAGAATGGAGTTTGAAACTGATGAATTATTTTTACGGTTTAAAAGAGCTGATAGTTCAAGAAGCTCTGAGGGTTCAGGGTTGGGGCTTGCTATAGCAAAGAGCATTATAGAGTTCCATCATGGCAGTATCAATATTGAGACAGAAGGTGATATGTTTAAAGTTATTATTCAACTAAATGATATATCTTTATAG
- a CDS encoding carbohydrate ABC transporter permease, with the protein MSKPTYYSKRIFHISLLIAFSIIAIIYILPLIITFTNSLMSMNEVSRHYSTAGDIFHPEGKFVNMVIIPERITLSQYIHILVESPVYLNMFWNSVKIVVPVVVGQLFVSSMAAYAFTVLKFKGKEFLFFIYIIVMLLPLQVTLMPNYIVFDWLNMTDSYLAIILPGIFNPFGVFLLRQFMKMIPSAYIESAQMDGAGHIRIFFSIVLPMVKSGLASVAMLTFIDYWNVVDQAVIFIQDTYAKPMSLFLAQINQGQMGVSFASSCFYIFPVLIILFYGQEYLKEGINLSGLKG; encoded by the coding sequence ATGAGTAAACCAACATATTATTCTAAAAGAATTTTTCATATATCCTTATTAATTGCATTTTCTATTATAGCAATAATTTATATTCTTCCCTTGATTATTACTTTTACCAACTCCTTGATGAGTATGAATGAAGTGAGTCGTCATTATAGTACTGCTGGAGACATTTTTCATCCAGAGGGAAAGTTTGTTAATATGGTTATAATTCCGGAAAGGATTACACTATCCCAGTATATCCATATACTTGTAGAGAGTCCTGTATATCTCAATATGTTTTGGAATTCTGTTAAAATCGTTGTTCCTGTTGTTGTGGGACAATTATTTGTGTCCTCTATGGCAGCCTATGCATTTACGGTTCTTAAATTTAAAGGTAAGGAATTCTTGTTTTTTATTTATATTATTGTTATGCTGCTTCCTTTGCAGGTTACTTTAATGCCAAATTATATCGTCTTTGATTGGTTAAATATGACAGATAGCTATCTAGCCATTATTCTGCCGGGTATATTTAACCCCTTTGGGGTATTTCTGCTAAGACAGTTTATGAAAATGATTCCCAGTGCCTATATAGAATCAGCACAAATGGATGGGGCTGGGCATATTAGGATATTCTTTAGTATTGTGTTGCCTATGGTAAAATCAGGACTTGCTTCTGTAGCCATGCTTACATTTATTGATTATTGGAATGTAGTTGATCAGGCTGTTATTTTCATTCAAGATACTTATGCAAAGCCCATGTCCTTATTTCTAGCCCAAATCAATCAAGGACAGATGGGAGTATCCTTTGCATCATCATGTTTTTATATTTTTCCAGTATTGATTATATTGTTTTACGGTCAGGAATATTTGAAAGAAGGAATAAATTTATCAGGATTAAAAGGATAA
- a CDS encoding ABC transporter permease, translating to MKIKKRVLMILTLMLCLTTGLCYLIGLYIVESTTNNLYMTSIDKDSTFFNARDIDFLNEKRHPFTFIAREYMNVSSGIIEGQTEIIGTNENFAYMKKLKILSGSFFNEIHIEKNSNVVVLSSKAAWHFFGNKQSVGNDIIISNEKFQVIGVFEKDLAQEDEILLYMPFSKLNQLASNELKVLDIWLQLDNISEVEPVIIEMGYLPNDINIVEIDQYKDIVMQRFKFIIFIVGIVIIIFLWKMILNNIRILKQEIIEFLKENYIRDIWSIFSNRKILFQLLYSLAYMLSALLIWKIIRFKPRIPSEFFMWRDYNFYVFRDILDFYIQSNIGIPVLQYLNYLNTISNILFFLSILSATSILCVLSRRNQRNLVQEDDKLENKNNQSFI from the coding sequence ATGAAAATAAAGAAAAGGGTCTTAATGATTTTGACTTTGATGCTGTGCCTAACCACAGGATTATGCTATCTTATAGGCCTATATATAGTAGAAAGCACAACTAATAACCTTTATATGACGTCTATAGATAAAGATTCTACTTTCTTTAATGCCAGAGATATTGATTTCCTAAATGAGAAGAGACATCCTTTTACTTTTATAGCAAGAGAGTATATGAATGTTTCTTCTGGTATAATTGAAGGTCAGACAGAGATTATCGGAACAAACGAGAATTTTGCCTATATGAAGAAATTAAAAATATTATCAGGATCATTCTTTAATGAGATACATATTGAAAAAAATAGCAATGTAGTTGTATTAAGTAGTAAAGCTGCTTGGCATTTTTTTGGAAATAAACAAAGCGTAGGTAATGATATAATCATAAGTAATGAAAAGTTTCAAGTAATTGGGGTGTTTGAAAAGGATTTAGCACAAGAAGATGAAATACTTTTATATATGCCTTTTTCAAAGTTAAATCAACTTGCTTCTAATGAATTGAAAGTTTTAGATATATGGCTTCAACTTGACAATATATCGGAAGTGGAGCCAGTCATAATAGAAATGGGATATCTACCTAATGACATAAATATTGTTGAAATAGATCAGTATAAGGATATTGTTATGCAACGTTTTAAATTTATTATTTTCATTGTTGGTATAGTTATTATCATTTTTTTATGGAAAATGATATTGAATAATATAAGGATTTTAAAGCAAGAAATAATAGAATTTTTGAAAGAAAATTATATAAGAGATATATGGTCAATTTTTAGCAATAGGAAGATTCTCTTTCAATTGCTATATTCCTTAGCTTATATGCTATCTGCTTTACTGATTTGGAAGATAATTCGATTTAAACCACGTATACCTAGTGAGTTTTTTATGTGGAGAGATTATAATTTTTATGTTTTTAGAGATATATTGGATTTTTATATACAGTCTAATATTGGAATCCCAGTATTACAATATCTAAATTATTTAAATACTATATCTAATATATTGTTTTTCCTATCCATATTATCAGCTACATCTATTTTGTGTGTATTATCTAGAAGAAACCAAAGGAATCTAGTTCAAGAGGATGATAAATTAGAAAATAAAAATAATCAATCATTTATTTAG